One Phaseolus vulgaris cultivar G19833 chromosome 2, P. vulgaris v2.0, whole genome shotgun sequence DNA window includes the following coding sequences:
- the LOC137809118 gene encoding uncharacterized protein produces the protein MAEEQNKTPSTPTQTEQSTPSIGNYLYLHPSENPATPLVSLLLEPSNYHSWSRSMLTALSAKNKIELVLGTHPCPAKDHSSYPSWYRCNNMVASWLVHSVSIPIRQSIVWMEKTLDIWNDLKVRYSQGNLSRVSDLQFEVASLNQGDLSVTDYFTKLRIIWDELDNFRPNPLCTHQDTCTVASIICQRKCEDQAMQFLRGLNDQYHNIRSHVLLMDPVPPITKIFSLVVQQELASSYPVSNINSANTKHVNTSAVCTFCGKFGHSENTCFRKI, from the coding sequence ATGGCGgaagaacaaaacaaaaccCCTTCCACCCCCACTCAAACGGAACAGTCGACCCCATCAATCGGGAATTACCTATACCTGCATCCTAGCGAAAATCCAGCCACACCGTTAGTGTCGCTGCTGCTGGAACCTTCGAATTACCATTCCTGGAGTCGCTCCATGTTGACGGCGTTGAGTGcaaaaaacaaaattgagtTGGTTCTTGGAACGCACCCTTGTCCGGCGAAGGATCACTCCTCTTACCCTTCCTGGTACAGATGTAACAATATGGTAGCATCTTGGTTAGTCCACTCTGTCTCTATACCTATTAGACAAAGTATTGTATGGATGGAAAAAACACTGGATatttggaatgatttgaaagtTAGGTATTCTCAGGGTAATTTGTCTAGGGTTTCTGATTTACAATTCGAGGTTGCCTCTTTAAACCAAGGTGATTTATCCGTGACTGATTATTTCACTAAGTTGAGGATTATTTGGGATGAATTAGACAACTTTAGGCCTAATCCTCTGTGTACTCATCAAGATACATGTACTGTTGCTTCTATCATATGTCAAAGAAAATGTGAGGATCAAGCTATGCAGTTTCTTAGGGGTCTAAATGATCAATATCACAACATTCGATCCCATGTCTTGCTGATGGATCCTGTTCCCCCTATAACGAAAATTTTCTCCCTTGTGGTTCAACAAGAATTAGCTAGCAGTTATCCTGTTTCGAATATCAATAGTGCTAACACTAAACATGTGAATACTTCTGCTGTTTGTACCTTCTGTGGTAAATTTGGACATTCTGAGAATACTTGTTTTAGAAAAATTTGA
- the LOC137810823 gene encoding homeobox-leucine zipper protein HOX3 — MAVLPSTSSTLELTISIPGFASSPTLLPSSSVKELDINQVPLEEDWMASNMEDEEDSSNGDPPRKKLRLTKEQSRLLEESFRQNHTLNPKQKESLAMQLKLRPRQVEVWFQNRRARSKLKQTEMECEYLKRWFGSLTEQNRRLQREVEELRAMKVGPPTVISPHFCEPRPASTLTMCPSCERVTTTADKPPSAAATLSAKVPAQSPQPSAAC; from the exons ATGGCGGTTTTACCGAGTACCTCCTCCACCTTGGAATTGACCATATCTATCCCTGGCTTTGCTTCTTCACCAACTCTTCTGCCTTCATCATCTG TGAAAGAATTGGACATAAACCAAGTACCTCTAGAAGAAGATTGGATGGCATCAAAcatggaagatgaagaagataGCAGCAATGGAGACCCTCCCCGCAAGAAACTCCGTCTCACAAAGGAACAATCTCGTCTCCTTGAAGAAAGCTTTAGACAAAACCACACCCTAAACCCA AAGCAGAAAGAGTCTTTGGCAATGCAACTGAAGCTGCGACCAAGGCAAGTGGAGGTGTGGTTTCAGAACCGTAGGGCCAG GAGCAAGCTGAAGCAGACAGAGATGGAGTGTGAGTACCTGAAGAGGTGGTTTGGGTCACTGACAGAGCAGAACCGAAGGCTTCAGAGGGAAGTGGAGGAACTGAGGGCCATGAAGGTGGGGCCACCCACCGTAATTTCCCCACACTTTTGTGAGCCACGCCCAGCCTCCACACTCACCATGTGTCCCAGCTGTGAGCGCGTCACAACCACCGCCGACAAACCGCCATCCGCCGCCGCCACTTTGTCCGCTAAAGTTCCCGCGCAGTCCCCTCAACCTTCTGCCGCCTGTTGA
- the LOC137810824 gene encoding histone-lysine N-methyltransferase, H3 lysine-9 specific SUVH4 yields MVVEALQVVHQHLMVSTRADKSAESNSSAANGVKGAKDPKKLEESKASPTPPRRSSARIQALQKAEKLQKAEKALNGPNAEVVKENNCLIDVQARKGKKRSRKRGGEKSMVVEEENVLPPKKKPLACGKGEVEVENGKEEPDNANGAFGDKSDFVKVKETIRLFNKHYLQFVQVEEKRCGKAEADAEQIDAKKPSQKASKSKKGDPPQDSKTTAKRPDLKAITKMMGNNEILYSEKRIGSIPGIEVGYQFYSRAEMVAVGFHSHWLNGIDYMGQSYAKAYSYEFPVAVAIVLSGMYEDDLDNAEDVVYTGQGGHNLTGDKRQIKDQKLERGNLALKNSAEQCVPVRVIRGHDSSSSYSGKVYTYDGLYKVVNHWSETGISGFKVFKFRLRRLEGQPTLTTNQVYFTNGRVPQSIAEIRGLVCEDITGGQEDIPIPATNVVDDPPVPPTGFTYLKSVKVAKNVKLPTNATGCKCKGSCNDPTTCACALRNGSDFPYVSRNGGRLVEAKDVVFECGPKCGCGPGCVNRTSQKGLRYRLEVFRTAKKGWAVRSWDFIPSGAPVCEYTGILGRTEDMDSVLENNYIFEIDGLQTIKGLGGRERRSKDGEIPEDILNKYDDQSSESVPEFCIDAGSTGNIARFINHCCEPNLFVQCVLSTHDDLRLARVMLFAADNIPPLQELTYDYGYALDSVLDSDGKIKQMACYCGAADCRKRLF; encoded by the coding sequence atggttgtGGAGGCGCTCCAAGTTGTTCATCAGCATTTAATGGTTTCCACCAGGGCGGATAAGAGTGCAGAATCGAACTCCTCTGCCGCCAATGGCGTTAAAGGAGCTAAGGATCCGAAGAAATTGGAAGAATCAAAGGCTTCTCCGACTCCGCCGCGGAGGTCCAGCGCTCGAATTCAAGCGCTGCAGAAAGCGGAGAAGCTGCAGAAAGCGGAGAAGGCACTAAATGGACCAAATGCGGAGGTAGTTAAGGAGAACAACTGCCTAATCGATGTTCAGGCAAGGAAGGGTAAGAAGCGCAGTAGAAAGCGAGGCGGCGAGAAAAGTATGGTGGTGGAAGAAGAGAATGTTTTGCCGCCGAAGAAGAAGCCGTTGGCGTGCGGCAAGGGTGAGGTGGAAGTAGAGAATGGGAAGGAGGAACCGGACAATGCGAATGGGGCTTTTGGAGATAAAAGTGACTTTGTAAAAGTCAAAGAGACTATAAGATTATTCAACAAACATTATCTTCAATTTGTCCAGGTAGAAGAGAAGAGGTGTGGAAAGGCTGAGGCTGACGCTGAGCAGATAGATGCTAAAAAGCCTTCTCAGAAGGCTTCAAAGTCGAAGAAAGGTGATCCACCTCAAGATTCAAAGACCACGGCTAAACGACCAGATCTTAAGGCCATAACGAAGATGATGGGAAATAATGAGATACTGTACTCTGAGAAAAGAATTGGCAGCATTCCAGGTATTGAAGTTGGGTATCAGTTCTATTCTCGTGCTGAAATGGTTGCAGTTGGTTTTCATAGCCACTGGTTAAATGGTATTGATTATATGGGCCAGTCTTATGCCAAAGCTTATAGCTATGAATTTCCAGTTGCTGTTGCAATTGTTTTATCTGGCATGTATGAGGATGATCTGGATAATGCTGAGGATGTTGTGTACACTGGTCAAGGTGGTCATAATCTGACTGGTGATAAGCGTCAAATTAAGGATCAAAAGTTGGAGCGCGGGAACCTAGCTCTCAAGAATTCTGCGGAGCAATGTGTGCCTGTTAGAGTGATTCGAGGTCATGATTCTTCAAGTAGTTACTCTGGTAAAGTGTACACATATGATGGCTTGTACAAAGTTGTCAATCATTGGTCAGAGACAGGGATATCTGGATTTAAAGTCTTTAAGTTTCGACTTAGGAGGCTTGAAGGGCAACCTACATTAACCACGAATCAGGTATATTTTACTAATGGACGTGTACCTCAATCTATAGCAGAAATACGAGGTTTGGTTTGTGAGGATATCACTGGAGGTCAAGAAGATATACCCATTCCGGCTACAAATGTGGTAGATGATCCCCCTGTTCCACCCACAGGTTTCACATACCTTAAGTCTGTTAAGGTAGCAAAAAATGTGAAACTTCCCACTAATGCCACTGGATGCAAATGCAAAGGCTCCTGTAATGACCCAACAACATGTGCATGTGCTTTGCGTAATGGCTCTGATTTTCCCTATGTATCTCGGAATGGTGGCAGGTTAGTAGAAGCCAAAGATGTAGTATTTGAATGTGGCCCCAAATGTGGTTGTGGTCCTGGTTGTGTCAACCGAACTTCTCAAAAAGGACTTAGATATCGTCTGGAGGTTTTCCGGactgccaaaaaaggatgggcTGTAAGATCCTGGGATTTTATACCTTCTGGAGCACCAGTTTGTGAGTACACAGGAATACTTGGTAGAACGGAAGACATGGACAGCGTGTTggaaaacaattatatttttgagATAGATGGCTTGCAAACAATCAAGGGCCTTGGTGGCAGAGAGAGGAGGTCAAAAGATGGAGAGATTCCTGAAGATATTTTGAACAAATATGATGATCAAAGTTCCGAAAGTGTGCCAGAGTTTTGTATTGATGCAGGGTCTACTGGAAATATTGCTAGGTTTATAAACCATTGTTGTGAGCCTAATCTGTTTGTTCAGTGTGTTTTGAGCACACACGATGATTTGAGGTTGGCTCGTGTCATGCTGTTTGCTGCGGACAACATACCTCCTTTGCAGGAATTAACCTATGACTATGGTTATGCGCTGGATAGCGTGTTGGACTCCGATGGGAAGATCAAGCAAATGGCATGCTATTGTGGAGCCGCAGACTGCAGGAAGCGATTATTCTAA